DNA from Manduca sexta isolate Smith_Timp_Sample1 unplaced genomic scaffold, JHU_Msex_v1.0 HiC_scaffold_1110, whole genome shotgun sequence:
actatttaaaatagaaatacaaaatagttttcaataaaagtatttaaatacaaaatgcaaaatacgtaatttcaaaataggttttccaaataaaatgccttgtacttatttaactgattttaatactaATGTTTGTTCAAAGAGTTCATCTTTCATGTTGATTATATGGGGCCTCTTAATAATTTTACCCAATGAAAATCGTCGTTTAACAGGTGCAGAACTTTCTAAGCAGGTATtaaatttgagttttttttacatttggacATCTGTTCAAGGATTCTAAAGCATTGTCTTCGTTGATCGAATGTAGTTACCGCCATTGACCTCAAATTTGTTTGACGCGCAATGTtggcataatattgtttttaatgacaATAGTGACCACATTAAGGATTATGATCTGagcgtttataaataaacttttgatgaatgaaaaataagaaaaatgaattaaaaatgtaacaaaactattttgtatctcacaaatacaaaatatttatataaagtatttcaaataaaatactaaatacatttcgaaaaagtatttaaaatataaaataaaaataggtattttgcattttgtatttatatttaaaatacatgtatttcaaataattcacatcTCTGTTACTTAGTTCCTATACCTAAAAGTTTACGACTACAGACATAAGAAAAGCTAACTAACCCTTAATGGCTAATGAGCCTTTGTTAAGATTAGTACGATCCTTTcttctgatattttttaaatattctagaGATAATTTACACTCCTAGACTTAGAGTAAGCAGGCACATAAACTTCTCATAAATACGTAAGGGAATTCGAACGTGTTATATTCATACCACATTTAATCGAAATCGGTATGGTAGTTTTTGAATTCATctcgttcagacaggcagatagATGCGGCGGGAGACTTCGATTTATAATTTGCTATTAAAGAGGGAAAATTCCGCCATGCATGATTGCAACGTACGTaacggaaactctcaaaaggagtcaattttacccgtttttttccaacattttcattgatgctacgctcctattggccatagcgcgTTGTTATATAGCATATAACTTTCCTCGATAATGCGGCTATGTAACActataagaatttttcaattcgaaccaatggtttctgaaattagcgcgttcaaacaacaAAATCATCGGATTTATTAGTATAGACAGATAGATACGGATGCAAGTGATCTTgggaagtttttatttttagtgattGTATTTAAGTCTGGTGGGCCACTTGCAAAATTCGACGATTCGGGGGTTGAATTTAACTGAGCTAGATAATGGTACCAACCGAGTACTTAGATTTTAAACTTCATTCCGGTGCCAGGGTTAGTACAAATATTAGATAGGCCTAGTGTCGGTTCCTAGGCATGGCTGTGTCAAATATGCTCACTTACAAATTTTCCTGATGCTGCGattttaaaaactgtattttaattttctcctttGAGATGGTTAACAGTCTTATGCACATTACCTAGTTGTGGCCCCTGCAAATACTTTAAATGAATAAGAACAGGTTAAGCCTCACCTTTAAATTCAAAAGGAATCTTCTCGCATAAACTGGCTCCTTGGAATTTAGAATCATACGATCAGTAAAGTGTTCGAAGTCTCGTACAACAATCGCTTTCAGAAGGTCCGGGTCTAAGATGTATAAAACCGGTTTTCTACCCTCGAAAATGCCTAGAATGAGAAAATCCACATAGAtaagtatatattgttttatttttgtctacTGCTCCTGtcctaataaaaacattatgaagttaggtatagatagataagttatgaagaataaataagttgctATTACTACCTACAATAGGGTAGTTATTATTTGAacgtaaaaacaaatatataatgcaaaaagacactaaaatataaaaaaaatatttacaattgccTATGATTGATGAAAGTGGTGCCCTCAttgaaattattcattattttcgtATATGTGTACATATATTTATCTACCTTGGCTAAATGCCTGGTAGTTGCCTACCTGCCTACCTgtctagcaattttaataagttgCCAACTTCAAACTGTACaaactttatattacatataggtaatattaaattattttttgtaatggtAAGAAATAGATCATCTCAATGACGTACTTATAATGCACACGGAGTAAGTAAACGCAGACAAACTTGTGAGCACAgctagtttcaaatattttatattttatgacgtAAATTTTTGATACTAGTCTattctatagtttattttatctactctatattttttaatgttgttgcaaatacaatatttttttactttttaaaaatggcgCCAGACAAATCTAATTCTAGATTTATTAAGATACGAAAACTCGCAGTGTTTCATGgcctgaaaataaaattcagtataTCTGGTTCATAAACCATACACATTATATGATGCTGCTATTAAACAGAAAAAGTTAAACTATATAAGTATtacttatacaaattataaatattaattatataatcaactcatgtttatagaaaattatttactcaGATGATTACCATATTATGTGCCTAATTTCAAAATCTGGTTAATTGAACTGAAATCATTCTGATGTGGATTTAAAATCACGTTTAATAatgtacatattaaatatttaaatatatatatatatatatatatatattactatatatactgattaactttttttattataaaagatacCTAACGATTCACATGTTCTCATTTCTCTTTACTCggttactatggcgggttttacaaattacatcCTTTGTACGGTGGccagtcgctatccggacgaatGCAAATATCTTACCGCCATGCCAGCACACCATGTTACGGCGCAGCACGGTTCCTATATGGtctaattcatattattattttattaaaagtatacaTTCACAGTTCAATAGCTATATcgttaaatatgattaaataaattaatactataaGTATAATTTCCGTCCATCGAATCCAAAACttaattgttttagaaaaaCTAACACAAATATTACTTGATCTACGAAACGAGTTGGAGACTTCTCAATCCACATAACTTACATGACGCCATTAGACTATGCAAGCGACGTCGAAAGAGCTCGTTCCAGCGCGTGTTCTTACACTTACAACAAACTGTAGAGTTACCTTCATTTTAACCAGATATAAAGATAGAAAGGTATGATATAGGTATATGAATTTATAACAAATGTACACAAGGAATTCGCGTTTAGCTACAACTTCAAATGAGTGAAAGTTAGGCGATTTCCATGCTTGATGAtgaatctgttcaatagtaggATATAACGTCGCTGGTTACCATGTTTTTTAATGAGCAAATTAATTGCCTAGACCGGCCAGAAGGACTTTTAATAGATTTCAGAACGTTTTTTCATGTTTAGATGATTTTTACAAACCATGGGTAAGTGCTGTAACCATCgtgtaacaacaaaataaaatgccatactaatatgtaatataatatatattttcttatcatAAATGAGAAACAAAGCTTTACTATATTTGCATATTGCAATGCATGCAAATCGTCATTAATATAGTAGAatttgtacatatatattataaaataatgtgtttcggtattgtttttttgttatttgaaatatgGTTTGCTTTGGTAACCGCCTTGGGGCCCTCCACCCTAACGGGGTCTCGCGCAGTCTTGgccttttgttttacttttcttcCCTGCAACGAAGTCATTCTAGCCatttatgaaattgttaaaattgttaaaatgtttttgctcCCACATGGCGCGGACTATGACCGCTATTGAGCGTGATTTTTCTATTTGGTCTGCTTATAcgtttatgtgacgagtagcatttactcagaagttgtgaaacaacGCCTCAGAATTTTACTTTTCAGGCATCTTATCTCCTGAGCTGTTTATGCGGATGGCGGGCAGTAAACAAAAACTTTCTGATTACTTTTGATGAAATCTTAATCAGGTTTTTTCTGTTTCTTACGTATGATTCATGTTTTATTAGGTGGTCGACCTTGTAATTTGATCTAATCCGATATCTCTAACCGACGCGACAGTTCATCCCACTCGCGCTAAGTTTATCGCTGTTAAACAAGCATACATTGTAGTAactaatagataaataataacaatgattgATTATGGTCATGATGTAATcagtacttacctatttattttgtcaGTTATAGCTGACTAATTCTAATGATAAAACCTAAATACACTAACCAATTCTCGGACTTAATCTGTATCCGGATTCCGGAACAACGCAATCAGAGTAATGGGAGTAATTACACGAAATATTTCGCCGAAAAGAATATAGTGCGCGATTGCAAACCCTACGTGATGTAAACATCAGATAATATACTTAATCCTCTCAGTGAGAAATTGTATCTACACAAATGAATTATGCTAGTCATATGAAAAAACAAACTATGGAATACACTAGACAATCATTGAGACAAATacgcaaaaaataaaacataagtacttaacttttttatattaagttgaTGATTActagtcaatataaaaaaaaactagataaCCACTGTATCTACGTAACTACTTACATGATTAATTATTCTGTTAGTAATTTAACGAGACTTTGTGTTagtataatacttttattacagAAATACTCACCACCGTATGGATGTCctttaaaatattggtaaatatcTAATTGATACtgatgaaaagatttttttgctttaaatctTGGCCCCAAATTTCCAAACAAAATAACTGGTTTCATAAATGGAATACCTTTCTTTTCGAAATGATCGAAGGTGCTcgtatagtaaaaatataaagctatCACTGTGCTTATCAATATGAAAAATCTCCATTCTTCAGAGATTACGAACAAACTGTACATTAGGGCTCCATACAACTCCATTGGCTAAATTAATCTACACGCGCTCACTGCCTATTGTTAATAAAGTATGTTATAATgtccaaaaatattgaatagacTTTCGTCGCAgtagtatttaaaaacaaaaagtcgGTCGATATTGCCTAtcgtaatgtaatttataaatgtgtcGTCTTAATGATACATAACGTCTGTTaggttaacaaaataaaatcacaaaatgcAGTGAATAGTTTCGTTCCAATCTTTTTTCCCACAACGCAATTTTGCAATGTATAACAAGAGTGAGTACTAGGTAGCACTTTGTCAACTAATTATCTCTCACTACATACAGATATAAATGTAGTAGACAGTAACTGTAGTCGCATTCAGTGTTACCAACTCCCAAAATATTTACCTCTTAGTTAAGTCAAAAAACccctaaaatttaaaaacaaccttGTTAAAACCCATGAATTTTTCTTGTTCTGACTTTTCAAACATACATATGGATATTAACCATTTCAAATCTAATAATCAGAAGCAAATATATTTccaaactagcttccgcccgcagtttcgcccgcgtagatttcggacttcaaaaatgctatgctgtcgtgggatatttttatataattttaaggagaacatttccgtcatacataatttctgtgtagctttaaccattaaggttgcacacgcgacgtaagcttaaaaaatggagttacttctcccgttttcccaacatttcccttcactgctctgctcctattaattgtagcgtgatgaaaagtatactataaccagctcaggagtatgaaaaataattgtaccaagtttccataaaatccgtcgagtagtttttgtttctataacggttatacagacagacaaaaattttactaattgcatttttgacatcagtatcgatccctaatcaccccctgatagttattttggaaatatatttcatgtacagaattgacctctctacagatttattataagtataaaagatAGATAATATCAGCATAGATAAAATAATCACTACACAGTTGacaatcttttttatttataaagtcctaaaaatagcaaatattacCCATATTAGCCTTTTTATTTACCTCCTCATTCTTAATAATGTAGAAGTATGCTAAAAACTATATATCCGGTAGGTCAAGAAATAAGTACAAATACATTTAAGTAATCCATAAACCCCCATAAAAGTACCCATCCTACtaaattttaaaggaaatattCCTATGCTGGGAACCCTGATAGGGTTTTTCGCAGGAGTTATTTGACAGTTGAAGTGTTTCCATCTACAGGAATTATGCTTATTACTTTatcgtaatttaaatattttctttcaagataactgacttcaaaaatcTGAAACATCTAAGCTATTTCTATCTTACTTATATAAGATATCGTTTCCCTAACTTTGTTGTCGTTGGTGTAACACAGCAACCCAGTGCTTATAGCCACAAAAAAAAGAGGATTGttatttcagacatggcttcggccttataattgagaatatttcagacatggcttcggccttataattgagactattacagacatggcttcggccttataattgagaatattgcagacatggcttcggccttataattgagactatttcagacatggcctCGGCCTTAGAATTGTgactatttcagacatggcctCGGCCTTAGAATTGTGACTATATGAGATATGGCTTCGGCCctataattgagaatatttcagacatggcttcaGCCTTATAATTGGGAACGTTGCAAACATGACTTTCGTCttataattcaagaatattACAGATATGGCTCCGGcctttaaattgttataaagaaaatgtataaaagaagatagactaggctgtatggctgagagcctttgccttctccttaaggagtaaatcaaatcaaaaaaaaaaaaaaaaagaggatTGTTAAACGTCAATTGTCAAATTGAACGTGGTCACTTGAGatgattattattacttacctgTAAATGTATggtgaatattatttacataataatattttgtaattgaaattgaaaataatcgTTTTATGTCAAAATAGGATTGATTGAAGCGATGGGTAAAACTTCAAAAGATAAACGTGATATTTACTATAGATTAGCTAAAGAGGAAGGTTGGCGTGCTCGTAGTGCattcaaattattacaaatcaaCGAAGAACACAACATCTTTGAGGGTGTGCTTCGCGCAGTGGACCTTTGTGCAGCACCGGGAAGTTGGAGTCAAGTTTTAACAAAGAGTCTTCGCCAGAACGCTGCAAATGTAGACGATGTCAAAATAGTCGCTGTCGATTTACAAGCGATGGCCGCATTGCCAGGGGTTAAACAAATACAAGGCGATATAACTAAGGTGTCTACTGCTAATGAAATAATACAAGAGTTTAAAGGACTCAAAGCCGATTTGGTTGTTTGCGATGGCGCACCGGATGTGACAGGTTTACACGACATAGATGAATATGTACAGTCACAGTTGCTGCTAGCTGCTTTGAACATCACTACTCATGTCCTTAAAGTCGGTGGAGTATTTGTCGCAAAAATATTCAGAGGAAAGGATGTATCACTCCTGTATTCACAGTTAAAACAGTTCTTTGAATATGTTACAGTGACAAAGCCAAAAAGTTCGAGAAATTCTAGTATAGAAGCATTTGTAGTTTGCCAAAATTATAGTCCCCCAAGTGGGTATATACCAAATATGGTTAATCCGCTCTTGGATCACAAGTACTGTGACTTCAACCAATTCACAGGTCCTAATAGGTTTATAGTGCCTTTTAATGCATGTGGAGATCTGAGCGCATATGATTCTGACACATCATATCCATTGATCCTGGAGGGTCAGACAATGTATGAATATAAGGAACCAGTCCAAGAGCCCATCAACCCACCATATAAGGACATCatagacaaaacaaaaaaattacaaataaagaatTCATAACACATcatatgaagttttttttataggcTTTGGTAAACAATACCTGTCATTGTTAATTAAGTTCTGTTAACTACATATGGCAGGGGTCAggttattaatgaaaaatcataattatttatagatccACAATTTCCACATAACCTTACCTCAAACGACAATGTACATGGACATAGTAATTTTGGGGGGATTAAATTAAAGGACTAgcatacttaataattttgaaaagttaTAGAAAGGCACATAACCACCCCCCTTCACCCCCCTCCCCTCTCTAGGTACacctataaaattgttttaaaaatataaataatatggatAAGGTTTTGGCCACAAATAACATCATCATTGGATATGACTCACTGAATAAGAAAATTCTATTTGACACCATTTAAATTGCATAATGTGAATTAGGATGAAAttaacagtataaaaataaaatatttcattggattggaatataagtaggtaacacttataatatgtagtttttCATTTTCCCATTATTTTTTCCCAATAAtttgtgttaactattttattgattgaatttatttttatttactttatggAGTAAAAATTGTGTGTATACGTATAAGCGGTGGCTTCAATAAGAGGCGAACCGGGCTGCCGCTCGGGACCTTACACGGTCCCTTGGAGGAACTTTTTTACCAGCTCacctattaaattaaaaatctgaaATCTTTTTACTCCACCCGGGGCAAAAAGTCCCGCCTCCcgtcagtatttttttttggtccAACGGAGCGAAGTCGCATTACTTAAGGCCGCATGGGTACTTGGTTTTACTCGTGGCTTCGCTCCTTAGTAACTTAAGTATATGACAAATACAAAAGAAAGTACCTACCTACCAAGTTTATATCCTTTTCTATTCTACTTAGTGCGTCTACTGTAGGTACTGTGCATTACTGTTATGCACCTTCttgattgtatattataattctctttgttctTGATCGtgctttttataaacaaatgctatagtttataagaaaaaaaactgaCAGCTTTCGTAACTTCACAAAATTTTAAGTTGCTGAACAATTTGCTCAAAAATTTTGTAGTGGAATATAACTTTTAGGACCTGAATTAAAATTCTAGTCAAgatgggaaaatataaaataccatcTGTTCAGTATTTTCTAagtaaaaaggtaaaattacatatttacttaatttataaaactatgttttatcAACCTTTTAACCCTTATGATTCCATGGTAGAGATAATTACAAAATGTCCCAAAGACCAAGCCATTCTAGGTAGCCGCTTATTCCAGTCAGTGCTATTTAAATGAcgtaatgaattatatttttagaccaTTTATGGTGAAAAGAAGGATCCGGTATGGGTTTATTTGGAAAGGGAAATGagagaaaatattgaaaataaaccaTACAACGAAAAAGTAGGAGCTTGGCTTAGATATCTCAAAGAATTGAGATATTATTTCTATCGTGAAGGTAAGGTAgcagaatattaaatattaaataatatttaatattcaaggaagaaatattaaatttgggGTTAAAATTTTTGCCATATGAGACAATAGGCTCGACTGCTTAAGTATACGTACCTGTATATATGTGAGTAGTAAGTTGGTAGGTAGTTGTGTAGgtattctaatataataaatattacacgtCAATATTAATGATATAGGATAATATGGTAAGTACCTCGCATTCCAAATTTTAGTTTTCCCAAGTAAAGAGAGGCCTTTGAGGACGACAAATATTAATACTCTGATGCGTTCGTAtaactaaaatagtttttttgttatagcGAAAAGAAAGGAGAAAAGTATTAACGATGAAGTAGGGCCGCCTTGGTATATAGAGTTGTCTAGTTGTCAAAGAGACGTTTTAAATGATCTAAAAACCAATATTCATCAAGATTTGCTTGAGGATTTACCCAATAGAATTAGAAAATCTTTATCTGATCTGGGTGTGACCTTAAAAATACCGAGAAAGATTTTAATGCAAGCTATGAACGATTCGGTTGAAGACCCCGGTATATTTATTTGGAATCTTTATAGAGCTGTCTACAAAAAGTCACCAAGCGAATTAAGAGGAAGTAAGTTTAAAAGTAGTAGAGTCATTTGAATATGCCTAcctacgtattttatttaagtttagtagcagtagcgtagcttgccatagtggggccctatatctatatttgttgggggctcttcagggcagtgcgaacttttgggcgcctgctTAATGTAGGGCCAAGAGGGTATCAAAGTTTGGGGGCTCCGTGCCTACCACTAATACGGCTGATAAGGAGGTAATATCACATTTCAGGATACGATATGAATTCTATGATATTAATGTCAAGTCTAGTATTTATCGACCTAGAAGAATGTATTCAAGAATTAGAAAATCTAACGCAAATGAAAACGCCTCCACCCCCTGTTCCGCAAGAAAGtacgtatttattattgttaataaaaccactatgacggatcactgttatttaatttgatatcttaaacataaacttaaagaactacattattgtggctgctcgccggcagcccgtgacaggaagaaggaagtggaggcgtgttgccacaaaacaaattaaattacatattaacaaatgttaccctaaacaaatataaatgtacccattcaacatgcctccttacatttatattttaactaaatcatatcatacactactcatatcaagacaatagctctataaacattaccttcagtataacatattaattgtaaatgattattttattttttatattacaattatcatcttttaat
Protein-coding regions in this window:
- the LOC119191147 gene encoding putative tRNA (cytidine(32)/guanosine(34)-2'-O)-methyltransferase is translated as MGKTSKDKRDIYYRLAKEEGWRARSAFKLLQINEEHNIFEGVLRAVDLCAAPGSWSQVLTKSLRQNAANVDDVKIVAVDLQAMAALPGVKQIQGDITKVSTANEIIQEFKGLKADLVVCDGAPDVTGLHDIDEYVQSQLLLAALNITTHVLKVGGVFVAKIFRGKDVSLLYSQLKQFFEYVTVTKPKSSRNSSIEAFVVCQNYSPPSGYIPNMVNPLLDHKYCDFNQFTGPNRFIVPFNACGDLSAYDSDTSYPLILEGQTMYEYKEPVQEPINPPYKDIIDKTKKLQIKNS
- the LOC119191148 gene encoding uncharacterized protein LOC119191148 — translated: MGKYKIPSVQYFLSKKTIYGEKKDPVWVYLEREMRENIENKPYNEKVGAWLRYLKELRYYFYREAKRKEKSINDEVGPPWYIELSSCQRDVLNDLKTNIHQDLLEDLPNRIRKSLSDLGVTLKIPRKILMQAMNDSVEDPGIFIWNLYRAVYKKSPSELRGRYDMNSMILMSSLVFIDLEECIQELENLTQMKTPPPPVPQESTYLLLLIKPL